The following nucleotide sequence is from Anguilla rostrata isolate EN2019 chromosome 3, ASM1855537v3, whole genome shotgun sequence.
TTGATGTCCTGTGGTAACAGATTTACGATGTagtgtccagtttttttttaatcatgtcaAAATCCAACTGTCTTCTTGTGATGCAGTGTTGACACATCTAGTTTAGTACTTCATTTTTTGAGACCTCACGAGCAACAGTGCTCTGTGAATTATCCCATGAGTTTGATAACCAACACGCATTTGTACATATGTTCCTGTAACCAGCCAGCTAATTCTGTGGAGTGCATTCATTTCTCCATCCCTACCTGTTCCAGCCCAGCTCTCAGCTGTCTGGGATTAAAGCCCATTTTATCCCAGGGAGAAACATTTTATCCAGAATCCTTTAACAGGCAGCATTACTGTTCATCGTGGGATCAGTGTTGCTTGGCTGACCGGACTGGCCTGGATGTTTATTACTGCTCCTATCCATGACTGAGATGCAGCATTCTGTTGAATGAAGGGAAATCTGTTGAATAATCTACGTTGGTGTTAAATAACCCAATTATCTCTCGTCTTTCCATATTTTCTTTCTCCAAAAAGTGTGATTAGTGTTGTATTTCTGGTGGCCGACAGCCCCACAGTGGACCTGGAAGGCCTAGCCCAGTCTAAGTAAAAATGTACCTACTGAGGTGAACAGCTTGCCTGAAATCAATGTGGAGGATCATGGGAAGAAAGCCTTGTGAGTTTACAAGTGGAGTCATTGTACATGTTTATTGACTGGCTTTAAACAGCAATCCACTAAGGCCActagaacattaaaaaaaccacCTACCCCATTTTACCTCCCTAGTCGGAATGTCCAATTGCAGCTCTAGGTCCACCCCATTGATAATTTGTCTTCTGCGAATTGAGACTGGAACAATCTAGTGTACACACTGTCTGAAGGGCATGCAGTCAGACACCGCTTCTTTTCACTTTGTAATCCATCAGGTGAGCTGCCACACGTACAGCACAGCTGACCCACATTAACTGTGATTGAGCAATGAAGAATGGGATACCTGCTGATACCTCCCAAAGCAACTGTATGGGATACCAAAACTGTACCTACGACCAGTTATATATGACCCTGTGGAACTTCCAGCTGCATTCAGAACTGGTATGATCCAAACCTGACCCCTACAGCATTCCTCTGCACTTGGACTAAGTGTCAAAATGCCACTTTCACTCGGGATGCCTCCAACCTTTGAGCGACTCTCATCATGTTTGAAAGGACTGAAGCCTGTGCCTTCAGCACAATGACCCTTTGAGATGACTGCATTGATTCTTCTGACAGTCTTCTTGCTTTATGGGTCTGTGGAGAGGTATGAACACTTTCCCTCTCTTGGCACAAGGCTAGTTATAGTTCAGGACAATGCACTTTGTCTTTCCTCTCATCAGTCCTTGAATCGCGTCCATGATTTGATGAAAGTCTGCCAGGACTCATaaacaagcatacaaaaaaagaaaatgctggcAAAGGTCATCACTGGCCCCATGCCACTGCCTGAGACCTTGACTGTGATAAATCCCTCTAGAGGAAGatgttgaaacatttttttttaggttcTGAACGGGCTAATATGTAAGTCCTAGTATTGATTCTTCActagtttttccacaatgttCAGCATGTCTAAAGAATATTTACAAGTGAATGTACACATATAGATAAACGCAAAAGtgttgggacagtgacacaattttttgttgttttggctctctACGCAAGCACATtggattgaaatgaaacaatgagcaTTTGGTGAGGTTAAAGTCAGCTTTAATtggagggtatttacatccatattgggtaaTCCATGCAGGAATTAtagccatttttatacacagcccccccattttaggggagcaaatgTAATGGGACAGAAATtggctgctctgctgctgttctttagccagctgtgtgtctttgcatcattatttCATGCTCAAGAAAGCTAGCAAAAGGTCAAGAGTTGATTCTAGgcgtggaatttgcatttggtgtcgttgctgttgtctctccacatgaggaccaaataagtgtcaatgctAGTAAAGCAGGACATCTATGAagctgaaaaatcagaataaattcaTTAGAGACATAACCAAAACAGTAGGTCTCTCAAAATTAACAGTTTGGTACATCGTTAGGTAGTAAGAACACACAGcctggtagaccatggaagaccactgtgGATGACAAAAGAATGCTTTCAATTATGAAGGCAAACCCGTTTTCAACTGtaaaacagatcaagaacactctccaggatgtaggcatagatgtgtcaaagactatcatgaagagaagactacaccagcatagcCTCACAAGGTTCACCGCAAGACACagaggatttgcaaccaagtactgaatatgacaactttatttctgattatgttaatttgtccaattaattTTACTTCCCCAAATTGgggggctgtgtataaaaatagcTGTAATTCTTAGACAGATCTCCcaatgtggatgtaaataccataCAATTTAAGCTGGCAGTTCACACTtttaacctaatattcattgttttatttcaaattcattgTGCTGGAGTATagtaccaaaaataaaaaatagataaaaaatattatgtcaCAGTCCTGAGAATTTTGTGTATCTGTAACTACTGAAAGTGAAACACATGTGAAAAAAGGAACACATTTGCACTGTTGGACCACTGGGTATTTTTGGTCTGACCTTTGTAACACTTCAGCAATCTCCATAAATTGTGACCAAAAGGCTATCTCCACAGCTATCTTTTGGGTGGGCAAATTTGATTGGAAGTGTCTGTTACTGGAAATTGCACTGTGCTCAGTGAAAAGATTTGTAGGATTTTGTCTCTATTCTGCTTCTTTAATTTAGAAATTTgtgtaaatgaatacatttaaatagttttgaAAATACTTAAATCATGCAGAAAATTCTTTCTCAAAGCAAAGTTTTATTTGATTGGTGTTGTTGAAACAGTTCCTGCTGCAAATGACAGGAATACACTGTGTGTTGGGTGAAAAAAGGATTTGTTTTAGACAAGCTTAAAacattttgctgaaatgaaCAGTAAGGCACTAAATCAATGTGAGATGGGCTGCGGGGCAGTGTCACATagtttgcatgtgtttggacatttatcattcaaaaatatcttttgcaaaaaatgaaaccagAATCTGGTGGAATATTTTGGCTTTCAGTGTTGGTGCTTTACACCAAATTTGCATTCCTGTAGTGTAAGTCCTCTTGGATCAAAGTATCTGCTAAGTAAATACTATATATACTAAATAGTAAAACTTCCAATATGAATGATAAGTAAAGTACATTGCGTTCTGGAAACTCAATATTTTGGATCAACCCGGACTTACATTTTGGATCCAGACAGGTTTTCAGCTTCATTCTTATTCCCTGTAGCCACAGTTTTTAAAATCGAGGTTCATGATTCCTGCAATTTTTACAGTTCCCATTCAGTCCAAATCATGCCTCCTCCCTCAATGAAATGCTAAGGgaattttcataaatgtaatgaTTGAATTTCATTAAGAAATGTAGTGGCAGCCATTTCAGGCTGGTCCACAGTGGTCAAACAGTCTTGAAACAGTGATTGGTGCATGTTAACAGGATACTGTTTATACACTCTTATTAACAGTGCATAGTATTGACGGCCTTTTTATTCTGGACTATTATTCAGAGACTGGACTGGAGATGGTGGGATGGCAATGATGTACTCGTTCCATCTTATCAGCGTTCGGTGCCAGAAAGCTCAGAGCTCTTGGCTCACACCAGAGCCTATGGGACAGTTTATCTGTGCGGCGTTCAAATATTTACTAAACACGTGACATCACCAGGGCACAGGAAAGCTGACTTGGGAGTTGAAGGGGAGCAGATAGCCTGCCTGCGTCTGCGGATTTGGACAGGAATATAAAAGGAGGAACGCAGTGCCACCGCTTCTCCAGTCTCTCCAGAAACTCACCCCAAGCCTCGTTCATCTCACTCCATCCATCTTCCCTCAAGATGCACAAACAGGCCTGCAGTAGGGCAACAGCTGCCTGCGGTTTGGTGTTGCTGGTCCTCATCCACCAGGTAAAACTTCACATTTTATAAGTTTTTTTGCAGCATTATGGAAATAAGTGCAGTGTAATACTTGTTAAGGCTCTGTCAACTCACCACAACAAAAAAGTTACatgtagcagtaaaacaaaatgaatgcagaTATTTATCCATTTTCCctggaaataatttttcaatATCGTATATAGTACAACAATGAACACATATGGGCCTTTCAGTCaaagatatacatttttgtaattgaATAGTAATATTGGAAAAATCTCATAcacatgtaatatatatttacaacTATGTGTGAACATGATACAGCCAAATGATCAACacaaatattcagaaaatgtatttgaccaTGCATACAGAAGAATCTTTGGGGAGTAAGGTGGTAGTTcttgcaaaatgtttttgatatacaacatttgtatatttctttttagttttctttttttttagtgtagTGCACGTTTATCAATGTTAATAATAccataataatgttattattgcCTAAAAACAAATTGgcataagaataaataaataattctgcagttattttaattaCTAGAAATTAGAATACTCTAATTGCTCATGaggtaaatacatttctgtggcaTAACTTAGTTGAAATCCTATCTCTGGATTTCTATCTGAATTATTACATTTCTATGTTTTTTGAGAGCTATAAGTTCTGGACAGACAAGAAATTATTCTGTTTTACTATTCTCTTGGGCTTGAAAGAATCTATATTGCATTCCATATACTCTAGCGACTAGTGTACTGTTCAGTTATGTGACATACATTTGGCAAATGTGGTTTTCTGGTTTATGCTGATTGTGTATGTGCGCATTTGTTTGATACAGGTATGCAGTCATCCCGTTCCAGACAGCGTGTCAACCCATCTTCAGAGCGGAGGGCTGCTAAGAAGGATAGCTCGCATGACACCCCTGTGGAGGATCATGGGAAGCAAGCCCCATGGGGCCTACTGCAAGAACAACTACGAGTGTTCTACAGGAATATGCAGGTAAGGGAGAACTGATGGGTTGTTAATTGGGTTAATCGGGCATTTATGTATATACGTGTCATGTcagcatgcgtgtgcatgtatgtaatatttgctttttttctcctaGTGGTGGACATTGTTCATTTAGCCAGCCCATCAAGTCTTAAAAGCAGAAAAGGACCACACTCATTTCTCTCCAGGACCAACTGCAATTACTATACAACAATAAACTGTTAGAAAACAGCTGATATAGATagtaaatcagtaaaaaaaaaatgcttttcatcttgctttaaaatgtttttaaagaaacttGTTGACACTAACATATAGTCTGGTATAAGTAACTAGATATATGCAAATGGATAGCTGTGTGACTAAAGTGGAAGGCAACTGAAATGACTCAGGGGAACGACTTAAAAAGAAGATGTAGTTTgctgttttgaatttgaattctaAAAACCATAAAACATTGACTTAAATTCTTCTGGTCATTACATTCCTCGGTGCAAGTTTGTCCATTCTTTTGCATTGATGTTATTGTGTATACATCCATGTAAGTATGGGCCTAACTTTCAAGGTGCTATGAGTGCATAACTTATGAATTAtcaaaaatgttcctatgatgATATTCCTGGTAGACAATCAAGAGATCAAGAGTACACAATTGAAGAAGAACAAATGAAAACCAATGTAATTGATGGATATGGAAATAAAAGGCAAAAGTTTCAGAAGTTGTTGGAATGCATCATGAAAACCATTGACATCTATGCATGAattgtaatatacagtatatgtatttAATACCAAATACTCAGGTGCATGAAGTATAGCTTCAAATGAATCATTTACTTTTCTTCGGGTATATTTGCATATCTGcataaatgctaaaatgttgttttgttctttttgttatCAAATAAAGcactatttctttatttttaatatagtttttCACAGAATTTTATGCAATCATGAATTTTTCTGGGTACTTGCAAATTTTTGAGCCCTAGATCATTATGGCAACAGTTAATGGGTGATCCAATAAGTGCCTTATATATTTATCCATTTCCAGCTGTTAGAAAGTTCAGATTGCATAGTGCTGGAGGTTTAATACATATTGGTTGATTTACCATGGTGTTACAAATGCACGTGCTCAAATGGTCTTTGTTACAATCGTGTTTAGCTAGATATTTGAAGACTGTACTGTAAATCATTACTGTCATTGTACTGTGACTTGTCCCATGCACAATGTGTGCTCTTTTTTGTACCAAAAAACTTAAGTCTGACATTTTctccaaataaatgttttgaatgcAATTTCTGTGTTTATTCCAGTATCTTTATTTTGACACACAAAGCATTTAATCCATGACTCAAATTCATTAGTCCTTAACTTTGAAAAGTGTACAAATACATTGTTCTTGATATAAAAAATCACCTAAGAAAATAAGTTTGCTTGAAAGGCAGCTTTCTGAAACACATTGCGATGCAAGAAATGTTACAGCTGGAATGCAGAATTTCAATTGAGGATCCAATACATATAGAAAGGGTTACAGTACCACAATTTAGGCAATAATGTGGAAAATTGACCTTTGTAACATCACTTTTTCAACACTAAGAGAAACAGGTGACCCTTTGTCCGACACAGATCAGCCCAGTGACTCATGTACCGCTGTATGTTTGAATAGACGGGACTATCTAGGACACTGCCTGAGATTTGTTAATGTTCATGTGTCATGATCCTTTAAATACATTGCAGACATCAAAATGCATTCAAAGCCCCAAGGATCTGGCCTAGTTCATTGGGTCCTTGTGCTTCCCATCACAGGCTAAAATAAGTTTCCCCTAAAACCCAGATGTAGCCATGGAAGTGTACAAAATATACACTGTTTACCATCTAGATTATAAGAAACATTCTGCGCACCCACTGTGCAGGTAAACTTTTCTCATGGTTTGTGCTCTATTCTTCTTATATATGCCTTAGGgataaacagaaacaaatctTTCAGAACCAGAACatatcaatacatttattttttcagtgaatgAGCAAGTTATTGTAAGCCAGTCTCTGTTCTTACCCAATGGTCTAAATAACAACCACAAAAGTTTGAACATTTATACCAAGCAAAAGAAAATAGTAAAAGTGTTCTTTGGAAAACAGGATGTGCAAGATTTGCAAAGGCTTAAATAACTAAAGTGCATGCAACATATATATAGTgtcttcagaaagtattcacccTCCTTTTAGCAGCCTGTCCAGTTACACGTTAAGATTTTAattgattgaaaaataaatcccCCTTCACCAacacagtaaattaaaaaatgctttttcattcaGTAGCTAGGTTGGGCTTTGACAGCAGCTACAGCTCTGAGTCTTCTCAGGTATGATCATATAGTATCAACTTTCCACATTTTGATCTTTTGATTTTTGCCCATTCTTCTATGTAAATTTGCTCCAACTCTACCAGGTTAGATGGAGAACACTGGTAAACAGCAATTTTCAGGTCATACCACAGACGTAAAGCCATTTCAGTATGGGCTTTGA
It contains:
- the leap2 gene encoding liver-expressed antimicrobial peptide 2, encoding MHKQACSRATAACGLVLLVLIHQVCSHPVPDSVSTHLQSGGLLRRIARMTPLWRIMGSKPHGAYCKNNYECSTGICSGGHCSFSQPIKS